GTCACTATCCTTAATATAATCATCATAGGATAGTTCGTAAGCGACCTTAGCCAGCAGGATAAAGCTAATAGCAAAGCCTAATCCCAAGCTAATAATCTTGATGATATTTAAGCGTCCTCCTTTGAAGAATCGCCTAATGGCAAATTTGAATTCATTCATGATACTATTCTTTTACAATGCTACCATCCAATAGGTTAATCACACGGTGTGCATAAGCGGCATCACGCTGAGAGTGGGTGACCATGATGATGGTGGCACCCTCTTTATTGAGGCAGGTTAGTAGCTCCATCACTTCGGTACCATTCTTGGTATCGAGGTTACCTGTGGGCTCGTCCGCAAGGATTAGGTTGGGGTTAACCACTGTAGCTCTTGCAATAGCGACACGCTGTTGCTGTCCCCCTGATAGCTGTCGTGGAAAGTGCTTGGCTCTATGGCTGATGCTCATACGGGACAATGCTTCCTCCACTTTTGCTTTCCTTTCGGCTGACTTCATTCCTAGATAAACGAGAGGTAACTCCACATTTTCCTCTACGGTCATTTCGTCAATAAGGTTGAAGCTCTGAAAGACGAACCCAATCTGACCTTTGCGAATACTTGTCCGTTGCTTTTCTTTAAGATGACCCACCTCATTTCCAGATAAGAGATAACTTCCTGATGAAGGATTATCAAGGAGACCTAAGATATTGAGTAGAGTGGACTTCCCACAGCCCGAAGGCCCCATTATGGCGATAAATTCACCTTTCTTAATTTCTAAAGAGACGTTATTCAGTGCTCTGGTCTCTATCTCATCAGTCCGGAATACCTTTGTAATGTTTTCTAACTTAATCATGATGCTATGTTATTTAATTATCAATTCCAATGCGTTGCCAAAGTCTCTGTATGTAGATACGATTACCTCTTCCCCTTCATCAAGTCCTGATAGTACTTCATAGTACTCTGGATTTTGCCGTCCGATGCGTACCTCTCGGCGATAAGCTTTCTTGCCATCCGAAGAGAGTACGAAAATCCACTGTCCCCCAGTATCTGAGTAGAATGCTCCCCGTGGGATAAGTAGTGCGGTGCTAGACTGCCCAAGCTCTAAGCTAATGTGATAGGTCTGTCCCGTCCGTATATTCTCAGGCTTTTCATCAACGAATACAAACTCAGTCTTAAAGGTCTTGTCTCGCACCTCTGGGAACACCTTTCGTACCCTAAGTTCGAATACTTGCCCTTGTCTTTCACAAGTAGCGGGAAGGTCAGCTCTTACTCTATCAATGTAGTGCTCATCTATCATCGCTTCCACCTTATGATTGCTTAGGACATTGACTTGCCCTATCTTAGAGCCAGCTGCTACCATCTGCCCAATCTCTACATCAAGTAGGCCTAGCTGACCATCGGCGGGTGCTTTGACATTGAGCTGCTGTGTTCGTTCCCGTACCAGTTCTAAGTTACGTCGCATATTGTGCAAGCTCTCCTCCATTTGGCTGACCTGAATACCCCTATAGATTGAGTCCTGCTTTTGTCTGTTACGAATGAGTTCGCCACTTCGTTTAGCAAAAGTATAGTCCTCTTGTGCCTGTAGGTACTCTTCCTTAGAGCAAAGCTCTTCTTTGTAAAGCTCCTCATACTGCTTAGCTTTGCGTAACTTCCGCTCAATTTCCAAATCCACTTGAAGGCTCTCTTTCTGGATATTAAGCTTCTCTTGCTCCATAGTAACTTGCGTGTTTCGTAGGAAGTTTTGCTTTTCAGCTAGCTGTGCTTCGCTATCCAATATGCTGAGGTTAAGAGAGGGGTTGGAGAGTCGTACTATGATGTCACCTTTCTGGACCATCGCACCCTCTTCTACCAGCTTTTCCTCTACCATCCCTCCTTCGAGAGCACTGACTTGAATGCTACTGAAGGGCTGTACTTGACCTTCTACCTTGACATAATCATTAAACTTTGCCTGCTCTACAGTTGCCGTAACTAATTGCTCTTTATTCACTTTTATGGTCTTGCTATTTAGCCCAGTCAATCCCCAGACGAATAGCCCGATGATGACAATACCGCCAAGGATGTATTTGCCATATTTCCCAAGAGGTTTCCTCTTTTGTTCTATTTTTGTATCCATTATATGATTGTC
This genomic window from Porphyromonadaceae bacterium W3.11 contains:
- a CDS encoding efflux RND transporter periplasmic adaptor subunit, translated to MDTKIEQKRKPLGKYGKYILGGIVIIGLFVWGLTGLNSKTIKVNKEQLVTATVEQAKFNDYVKVEGQVQPFSSIQVSALEGGMVEEKLVEEGAMVQKGDIIVRLSNPSLNLSILDSEAQLAEKQNFLRNTQVTMEQEKLNIQKESLQVDLEIERKLRKAKQYEELYKEELCSKEEYLQAQEDYTFAKRSGELIRNRQKQDSIYRGIQVSQMEESLHNMRRNLELVRERTQQLNVKAPADGQLGLLDVEIGQMVAAGSKIGQVNVLSNHKVEAMIDEHYIDRVRADLPATCERQGQVFELRVRKVFPEVRDKTFKTEFVFVDEKPENIRTGQTYHISLELGQSSTALLIPRGAFYSDTGGQWIFVLSSDGKKAYRREVRIGRQNPEYYEVLSGLDEGEEVIVSTYRDFGNALELIIK
- a CDS encoding ABC transporter ATP-binding protein yields the protein MIKLENITKVFRTDEIETRALNNVSLEIKKGEFIAIMGPSGCGKSTLLNILGLLDNPSSGSYLLSGNEVGHLKEKQRTSIRKGQIGFVFQSFNLIDEMTVEENVELPLVYLGMKSAERKAKVEEALSRMSISHRAKHFPRQLSGGQQQRVAIARATVVNPNLILADEPTGNLDTKNGTEVMELLTCLNKEGATIIMVTHSQRDAAYAHRVINLLDGSIVKE